The Sporocytophaga myxococcoides genome includes a window with the following:
- a CDS encoding gliding motility-associated C-terminal domain-containing protein yields the protein MKALVCNKISGSVNLTFLIFLFLVTNARGADFYSISTGAWESPSSWVTDACGGSATASTIPQAGDNVFICSAIILNSTVTVNNLTINNGGNLSFAASAISDLTVSGNLVVNSGGTFHAVAGTILHTLNLVGSFTNNGVVDFWKSTTSNVSLNFNGGKNSVVSGSGTWNLFAVTMNKTLRDSTFEVQAPAFFTNFNSGIWTLTQGTYFHNCNRTFDMASGTADYTINSNTVVRVGNGTLNIAATGNELVLEGGLEIIGGTVNVGNTNGISPNSLRYRKSGVNNPSIKVSGGVLNSFQGINTIVSGANTPFRFEMTGGTVTLNTGLNRPTWESFRVADVAGSIFRMEGGIITFGRRTSGAGRSDFAVCGNNGTVTSLGGKVQFGTSSSSVAEAFTFTPFSSATLPNFEVGGGVGVNITLRPLGAGNFRLLSLYIGAGKTFDISATADVNDTRTMTLTGKNLDGFAFFDNNGEATDHFLYRRGTVVITATADIRTNAAADASLRRFFNLTIASPGETISITNDFGVANILSISGGGINSPIRDIYLYGSSPLAITNGSIITLSHLIFNGGQAQNLPGYNYNCSIMAQANNTQIKQMGKVTCRNLKINGNLISGNLVSFTNQESPDSLHVLEDLDIGCAGCAGTANADLYTANIIIDGNFNLNTNGYVNTQAPTIYVRKDWNNTSTNAIGFSENFSTVIFTGSGKNVIRCTASGGETFYNLGINKTGRDSLISPITVTRNLSLTNGYFVSTSGAKMIISSGATVSGASDGSHVNGPVQRIGSGLFDFPIGNGIKYKPLGIAPGGSSTFTAQYFGIPAPQPTYNFDSISAGVLDVSKCEYWHLNRDGGSSSTRVKLSYSSTSCGATEYATYKVTNWSSSSSKWINLGRGGPNTSGNASGGFIENDNSLSTFGIFTLQSCPKPIVTASGITTFCLGKSVTLTSNYPTTNVWAPGGQTTSSITVTTSGSYTVTATTTGCTATSEPIIVTVNPLPAQPTAVTISPSTICDSAIVTLTATGSTDYRWYDDNVTTTFLAGGLSYTTPSKIKANRQFYVTSYDNNGCESSSRRPVFVNITNSPVVPVAKDTFICAPGEIILTAGGSTGGYIWYDVLLGGSPVYYSSNFVIHNHTATKTYYVAASAAGCESARTKVVASVHSRPSSPIGIPDSTCGNGSVTLKATGSASGYKWYKTLGTSAVESTLASYSTEVLTSTTTFYVSSMSPEGCESGDRTAVQAIVKKKPAIPTAINGTNCGPGDVDLSVSGVTGSYKWFKDNTDPLVLSTSATYTPNISTTTTYYVSSDSLSCLSSRIPVVATIFDRPALPSGSDVSRCGPGRVPLEVSASATSFKWFLDSTTTLVQGTLPSYLTDSILTDTKYYVSSISSDGCESDGRTKISAIINQRPSPPTVKDGYHCGPGQVDLEASGPVNEFIWYSEGISGDSLFSGDKYKTVSLTSTTHFYVLAKDSLGCTSNDRTEVIAKIKAIPDPPVPANNSVCGPGQVKLSATGSDDKYKWYESESGGTALDSLESYTTPILSANKTFYVASQVDGCQSDRVQVEATVNPLPAKPVAVGDSTCGEGDLDLLASGASDYYWYSDATSTIKLDSGAAFTAKDVSTTQYFFVSAVSDKGCESTDRTQVQALILDIPGEPVAKDTSICGKGTVKLKASAASGTFKWYNTQNIEISNQQELATGIIESDSVFYVSSIVQGCESLKKAVLVKLNPIPSAPIVKDTSRCGAGKIDLNASGSQEIYRWYSNENDDSSMALHIGTIFSPNIISTVSYYVSSISDQKCESSERVKVTAEVIKIPEAPIADTYNRCGPGEIEFSASSPSQSYFWYTSSDVLLGKIEKYKASNLTSDTIFYVASDSAGCISSKTLVQAFIKPFPAAPTVKDTATCIAGNITLTASGSPGTYKWYDSNDAFLQDGQSISRNITQTSTFLVASSLNDCLSEIKTPLTVTLNSIPPHPMTSVKPVCGEGRVALTASGSVGNYFWYQDETTETPIVNDSNYLTDSLSVSTVFYVLAEKDNCKSPRIPVEAVVNPLPVAPSAISDSICGNGEMNLRAAGNFNNYIWYATLIGDDSLDSGETLKVDLSSTTTYYVASLDNNGCESASRTPVQAIVNPFPPKPAVIGDERCGAGPVTLSAIGYNEYKWFETEDGLPLLNADDTLKLTSLAETKSYYVSSVSHGCESQDKAEVIAIINPLPSKPVGVDSSVCGEGNVLLSAKNSPDKYYWYDDVSAEIPLDTTASDFLTPFITSERKFYVSAVDLLGCVSEKEEVTASVRQLPDVPVTISDSICGVTGKMTLKAEGSARTFKWYTSEIDSNVISVGEEFSVVDLPVTTSYFVASETEGCASASRTIVTAIVKSQPDKPVTINDTICGGGNVKLRAMATGADSFIWYNGETILTDENGTTLNVNVTNNTVFSVATIYKGCNSSEKTEVWAIVKPYPQLPEAKNGFSCGPGRVTLNASGVSGQLLWYKGSEGGVSTGAGETMVTSYLETDTTYYVTSENQGCENTTRVAVKAVIKPKPELPITEDQKVCGAQRVKLVAAGAPVDGEYLWFIPDSSEVKYSGAEYEFNAVATTTMHVAVGLDGCKSDRMPVTVKVDTIPAIPFTSDVSRCGAGDVKLTASGSTGQFNWYNGSQAVVKTGKEYDLSNQIASSSFFVSSYDENCESEKVEVKVTINPESKAGFLQSPTTLVCNGENSGTITAVDIEGTVKAWLVSGNNFLTASEEIPGVAELNYYNISTPTGYKIIVQNGNCPADTSEAFTLSVDTSPMTVGGTLFLEDSTSSGGMLKLDDFIGEIVRWEYSSDGITYAPMINTDSIYKFSIRSIDNFYRAVVKSGTCPERTSEAYYLGEFLKMKIYTSFSPNGDGINDTWFIDGIEAFPDNKVSIFNRWGNLVYEASGYDNNIKVWKGTANTGMLIGNDNALPDGTYFYNLDWGKGKKPSTGYVVIKR from the coding sequence ATGAAAGCTTTGGTATGTAATAAAATATCGGGGTCAGTAAATCTGACATTTCTTATTTTCTTATTTCTTGTTACCAATGCAAGAGGGGCTGACTTCTATTCCATTTCTACAGGTGCCTGGGAATCACCATCCAGCTGGGTGACTGATGCTTGTGGTGGCTCAGCGACAGCTTCCACCATTCCTCAGGCAGGGGATAATGTTTTCATTTGTAGTGCTATCATCCTTAATTCAACAGTTACGGTAAATAACCTCACCATAAATAATGGAGGGAATCTGAGTTTTGCAGCCTCTGCAATCAGTGATCTAACCGTTTCCGGAAACCTGGTCGTGAATTCAGGAGGAACATTTCATGCAGTAGCAGGGACTATACTTCATACTCTTAATCTCGTCGGATCATTTACCAATAACGGAGTTGTTGATTTCTGGAAGAGTACTACTAGTAACGTATCTCTGAATTTTAACGGAGGTAAGAATTCGGTTGTATCAGGTAGCGGAACATGGAATCTTTTTGCTGTTACCATGAATAAAACTTTAAGGGACTCAACCTTTGAAGTTCAGGCTCCTGCATTTTTTACAAACTTCAATTCAGGCATTTGGACACTCACTCAGGGAACCTACTTTCATAATTGTAACAGGACATTTGATATGGCGTCTGGTACGGCGGACTATACAATCAACTCAAACACGGTTGTTAGGGTAGGGAATGGTACTTTGAATATTGCTGCTACAGGAAACGAACTTGTGCTTGAAGGTGGACTAGAGATTATCGGTGGAACTGTTAATGTCGGTAATACAAATGGAATATCACCTAACAGCTTAAGATACCGGAAATCTGGTGTAAATAATCCGTCTATCAAAGTTTCAGGTGGAGTATTAAATTCTTTTCAGGGAATAAATACCATTGTTAGTGGTGCTAATACTCCTTTTAGATTTGAAATGACAGGAGGGACGGTAACTTTAAATACAGGTTTAAACCGTCCTACCTGGGAATCATTCCGAGTGGCCGATGTTGCGGGCAGTATATTCAGAATGGAAGGAGGGATTATTACTTTCGGCCGCAGAACAAGTGGCGCAGGCAGATCGGACTTTGCTGTATGCGGTAATAATGGAACAGTAACTTCGCTTGGAGGAAAGGTTCAATTTGGAACTTCATCATCATCTGTTGCAGAGGCTTTTACTTTTACTCCATTTTCAAGTGCTACACTTCCCAATTTTGAAGTTGGGGGTGGGGTAGGTGTAAATATAACCCTGAGGCCATTAGGAGCAGGAAATTTCAGATTGCTTAGCTTGTATATTGGTGCGGGTAAAACTTTTGATATAAGTGCTACAGCCGATGTAAACGATACTCGTACAATGACTTTGACTGGCAAAAATCTTGATGGTTTTGCTTTTTTTGATAATAACGGTGAAGCGACAGATCATTTTCTATATAGACGAGGAACGGTTGTTATTACTGCAACTGCGGACATAAGAACAAATGCAGCTGCTGATGCATCACTTAGAAGGTTTTTTAATTTAACTATTGCATCCCCGGGGGAAACAATATCAATAACAAATGATTTTGGAGTGGCTAATATTTTATCAATAAGTGGGGGGGGAATAAATTCACCCATTAGAGATATTTATTTATATGGTAGTAGCCCATTAGCAATTACAAATGGGAGCATAATTACACTTTCTCACTTGATTTTTAATGGAGGGCAAGCTCAAAATCTACCAGGCTATAATTATAACTGTTCTATAATGGCACAGGCCAATAATACACAAATTAAGCAGATGGGTAAAGTGACTTGCCGCAATTTGAAAATTAATGGCAATTTGATTTCAGGTAATTTAGTTTCTTTCACTAATCAGGAAAGTCCTGACAGCCTTCATGTGCTTGAGGATCTTGATATTGGGTGTGCTGGTTGTGCTGGGACAGCCAATGCAGATTTATATACTGCAAATATAATCATAGATGGAAATTTTAATCTGAATACAAATGGATATGTTAATACGCAGGCTCCGACAATCTATGTACGTAAAGACTGGAATAATACAAGTACAAATGCAATAGGTTTTAGTGAGAACTTTAGTACTGTTATTTTTACAGGTAGTGGAAAAAACGTAATAAGATGTACAGCAAGTGGAGGAGAAACTTTTTACAATCTTGGAATTAATAAAACAGGAAGGGATTCTTTGATTTCTCCTATAACAGTCACAAGGAATCTTTCTTTAACCAATGGCTATTTTGTTTCTACTTCAGGAGCCAAAATGATAATAAGTTCAGGAGCTACTGTTTCTGGGGCTTCTGACGGTAGTCATGTTAATGGTCCTGTTCAAAGAATTGGCTCGGGATTATTTGATTTTCCTATAGGTAATGGTATTAAGTATAAGCCACTGGGTATTGCTCCGGGAGGATCAAGTACATTTACTGCACAATATTTTGGTATACCTGCCCCTCAGCCAACCTATAATTTTGATAGTATTTCAGCAGGAGTATTGGATGTTAGCAAATGCGAATATTGGCATTTAAATAGAGATGGTGGCTCAAGTTCTACCAGAGTAAAATTGTCATACTCTTCAACGAGCTGTGGTGCCACAGAATATGCTACCTATAAAGTTACCAATTGGAGTTCGAGTTCCAGCAAGTGGATAAACCTTGGAAGAGGTGGGCCGAACACAAGTGGGAATGCAAGCGGTGGTTTTATAGAGAATGATAACTCGCTGTCAACATTTGGTATATTTACCTTACAATCTTGCCCGAAACCTATCGTGACAGCGAGTGGTATAACTACTTTTTGTCTGGGAAAATCCGTTACGCTGACTTCTAATTATCCAACTACAAACGTCTGGGCACCAGGAGGACAAACAACCAGTTCAATCACGGTGACTACTTCCGGAAGTTATACTGTTACAGCAACAACTACCGGATGTACAGCTACTTCTGAACCAATCATTGTTACAGTAAATCCTTTACCTGCTCAGCCAACAGCGGTAACAATTTCTCCAAGTACGATCTGTGACTCGGCAATTGTAACACTAACTGCGACAGGTTCTACGGATTACAGATGGTATGATGATAATGTTACAACAACATTCCTGGCCGGTGGGCTTTCCTATACGACGCCCTCTAAAATTAAAGCCAACAGACAATTTTATGTCACGTCGTACGATAATAACGGATGTGAAAGTTCATCCAGAAGACCAGTGTTTGTGAATATAACTAATTCTCCTGTGGTTCCGGTTGCAAAGGATACTTTCATCTGTGCTCCTGGAGAAATTATATTAACTGCTGGTGGTTCAACAGGTGGATATATATGGTATGACGTTTTGCTGGGAGGAAGTCCTGTTTATTATAGTTCCAACTTTGTTATTCATAATCATACCGCAACTAAAACTTACTATGTTGCAGCTTCCGCCGCAGGTTGTGAGAGCGCAAGGACAAAGGTAGTTGCAAGTGTCCATTCGCGACCATCAAGTCCTATCGGGATACCTGATTCAACTTGTGGCAACGGATCTGTTACATTAAAGGCCACAGGTTCAGCTAGTGGTTATAAATGGTATAAAACTTTAGGAACCTCGGCTGTTGAAAGTACTTTAGCTTCTTATAGTACAGAAGTTTTGACTTCAACTACAACCTTTTATGTAAGTTCGATGAGTCCTGAGGGGTGTGAAAGTGGGGACAGGACAGCGGTGCAGGCAATAGTTAAAAAGAAGCCTGCCATACCAACAGCAATAAACGGAACAAATTGTGGGCCTGGAGATGTGGATCTTTCAGTATCAGGAGTAACCGGAAGTTATAAATGGTTTAAAGACAATACTGACCCATTAGTGCTTTCAACTTCAGCGACATATACTCCTAACATAAGTACAACAACAACCTATTATGTCTCCTCTGATTCTCTTAGTTGTTTAAGCAGCAGAATTCCTGTTGTCGCAACGATATTCGACAGACCTGCACTGCCATCAGGAAGTGATGTTTCGAGGTGCGGGCCGGGAAGGGTTCCTCTTGAGGTTTCAGCTTCTGCAACTTCATTCAAATGGTTCCTTGATTCCACAACCACTCTGGTGCAGGGGACTTTACCATCTTACCTCACTGATTCGATATTAACAGATACTAAATATTATGTGTCATCAATAAGCTCAGATGGTTGCGAAAGTGATGGAAGAACAAAGATTAGTGCCATTATAAATCAACGGCCTTCTCCTCCGACTGTAAAAGACGGTTATCATTGCGGACCTGGACAGGTCGACCTTGAAGCTTCAGGACCTGTGAATGAATTTATTTGGTATTCAGAAGGTATAAGCGGAGACTCTTTGTTTTCAGGGGATAAATATAAAACCGTGTCTCTTACTTCTACTACTCATTTTTATGTTCTTGCCAAAGATAGTCTTGGCTGCACCAGTAATGACAGAACAGAAGTGATTGCAAAAATTAAAGCAATCCCTGACCCTCCGGTTCCCGCTAATAATTCAGTTTGTGGCCCTGGACAAGTTAAACTATCTGCAACAGGATCTGATGATAAATATAAGTGGTACGAATCGGAAAGTGGAGGAACTGCTCTTGATAGTTTGGAGAGTTATACCACACCAATCCTTAGCGCTAATAAAACTTTCTATGTAGCATCCCAAGTTGACGGATGCCAGAGCGATAGAGTTCAGGTAGAAGCAACGGTCAATCCTTTGCCTGCCAAGCCAGTTGCAGTGGGCGATTCAACCTGTGGAGAGGGGGACTTGGATCTTTTGGCATCAGGAGCTTCAGATTACTATTGGTATTCTGACGCTACATCAACTATAAAGCTTGATTCCGGGGCAGCTTTCACAGCTAAGGATGTCAGTACTACTCAATACTTTTTTGTCAGCGCTGTCAGCGATAAAGGTTGTGAAAGTACAGACAGAACACAGGTTCAGGCTTTGATTCTGGATATTCCAGGTGAGCCAGTCGCCAAGGATACATCTATATGTGGTAAGGGGACGGTAAAGCTTAAAGCATCAGCAGCTTCGGGTACTTTTAAATGGTATAATACCCAAAATATTGAAATATCAAATCAACAGGAATTGGCAACAGGAATTATAGAATCGGATTCCGTATTTTACGTTTCATCTATAGTACAAGGTTGTGAAAGCCTTAAGAAAGCGGTATTGGTTAAACTAAATCCTATTCCTTCTGCTCCTATTGTTAAAGATACTAGCCGTTGTGGCGCGGGAAAAATAGACCTTAATGCATCTGGAAGCCAGGAAATATATCGTTGGTATTCGAATGAGAATGATGACAGCTCAATGGCCCTCCATATCGGAACCATTTTTTCGCCAAACATTATTTCCACTGTTTCTTATTATGTGTCTTCTATAAGTGATCAGAAGTGTGAAAGTTCCGAAAGGGTAAAAGTAACGGCAGAGGTTATCAAAATTCCGGAGGCTCCAATAGCAGATACATATAATCGCTGTGGGCCTGGAGAGATCGAATTCTCGGCATCAAGTCCCTCTCAAAGCTATTTCTGGTATACAAGCTCAGATGTTCTACTAGGTAAAATTGAGAAATACAAAGCATCGAATTTAACTTCTGATACTATATTTTATGTAGCTTCTGACAGTGCAGGGTGCATTAGTTCAAAGACATTGGTTCAAGCCTTTATTAAACCGTTTCCTGCAGCTCCCACTGTCAAAGACACTGCGACCTGTATAGCAGGAAACATTACGTTAACCGCTTCGGGTTCTCCGGGAACATATAAATGGTATGATAGCAATGATGCTTTTCTGCAAGACGGTCAATCTATTTCAAGAAATATTACGCAAACCTCCACTTTTCTTGTAGCATCAAGTCTGAACGACTGTTTAAGTGAAATAAAAACACCGCTTACTGTAACTTTAAATTCCATACCTCCTCATCCGATGACTTCGGTTAAACCGGTTTGTGGTGAAGGTCGGGTAGCTTTAACAGCATCAGGTTCTGTTGGCAATTATTTCTGGTATCAGGATGAAACAACTGAAACGCCAATTGTAAACGATTCCAATTATTTGACAGATTCCTTATCTGTTTCCACTGTATTTTATGTATTGGCTGAAAAAGACAATTGCAAAAGCCCGCGAATCCCGGTAGAAGCAGTTGTAAATCCTTTACCGGTTGCTCCTTCGGCTATCAGTGATTCGATTTGTGGAAACGGAGAAATGAATTTAAGAGCCGCAGGCAATTTTAACAACTATATCTGGTATGCTACTTTAATAGGCGATGACTCTCTTGATTCCGGGGAAACATTAAAAGTGGACTTAAGTTCAACAACTACCTACTATGTTGCGTCCCTTGACAACAATGGTTGTGAAAGTGCTTCAAGAACACCCGTTCAGGCAATTGTAAATCCTTTTCCTCCTAAGCCTGCAGTAATTGGAGATGAAAGATGCGGAGCTGGCCCTGTTACACTTAGTGCCATAGGATATAATGAATACAAATGGTTTGAAACTGAAGATGGATTGCCTCTTTTAAATGCAGATGATACTTTGAAATTAACATCTCTGGCTGAGACTAAATCTTATTATGTTTCATCTGTGAGTCACGGTTGTGAAAGTCAGGATAAGGCTGAAGTTATTGCAATAATTAATCCTTTACCATCTAAACCTGTTGGAGTTGATAGCTCAGTTTGCGGCGAGGGAAATGTTCTTCTTTCTGCAAAAAATTCTCCTGATAAATACTATTGGTATGATGATGTAAGTGCAGAAATACCTCTTGATACAACAGCATCAGATTTTCTAACACCTTTCATTACTTCTGAAAGAAAATTTTATGTCAGTGCAGTGGACCTTTTAGGATGTGTAAGTGAGAAAGAAGAAGTGACTGCATCTGTGAGGCAATTACCAGATGTTCCGGTTACAATTTCGGATTCTATATGTGGAGTAACTGGAAAGATGACTCTAAAAGCTGAAGGTTCAGCAAGAACGTTTAAGTGGTATACTTCAGAAATAGATTCTAATGTAATTAGTGTAGGTGAGGAATTTAGTGTCGTTGATTTGCCTGTTACCACCTCTTATTTTGTTGCTTCAGAAACCGAAGGATGCGCCAGCGCTTCCAGGACTATTGTTACTGCTATAGTAAAATCTCAGCCGGACAAGCCCGTTACTATAAATGATACCATTTGTGGTGGTGGAAATGTGAAGTTGAGGGCTATGGCCACAGGAGCAGATTCTTTCATTTGGTATAATGGTGAAACCATTTTAACAGATGAAAATGGTACTACATTAAATGTCAATGTTACAAATAATACTGTTTTCAGTGTGGCAACCATATACAAAGGTTGCAATAGTTCTGAGAAGACAGAGGTTTGGGCAATCGTAAAGCCATATCCTCAGCTTCCTGAAGCAAAAAACGGTTTTAGCTGTGGACCTGGAAGAGTAACGCTGAATGCCTCTGGTGTATCCGGTCAGCTTCTATGGTATAAAGGCAGTGAAGGAGGGGTAAGCACAGGTGCGGGAGAAACAATGGTGACATCATATCTTGAAACTGATACTACTTATTATGTTACATCAGAGAATCAGGGTTGTGAAAATACAACCAGAGTTGCGGTAAAAGCGGTTATAAAACCCAAGCCGGAACTTCCTATAACAGAAGACCAGAAAGTTTGTGGTGCCCAAAGGGTTAAGTTAGTGGCTGCCGGGGCTCCAGTTGATGGAGAATATTTGTGGTTCATTCCCGATTCCAGTGAAGTTAAGTACTCCGGCGCTGAATATGAATTCAATGCTGTGGCTACAACCACAATGCATGTGGCCGTTGGTTTGGATGGATGTAAAAGTGATCGGATGCCTGTAACTGTGAAAGTTGATACCATACCAGCTATTCCTTTCACTTCTGACGTATCAAGATGCGGGGCAGGAGATGTAAAATTAACGGCTTCAGGTTCTACAGGTCAGTTTAACTGGTATAATGGTTCGCAGGCTGTAGTCAAAACAGGAAAGGAATATGATTTAAGTAATCAGATTGCGAGTTCTTCCTTTTTCGTCTCTTCTTATGATGAAAATTGTGAAAGTGAAAAGGTGGAAGTTAAAGTGACTATTAACCCTGAAAGCAAGGCAGGCTTTTTGCAATCACCGACAACTCTTGTTTGTAATGGAGAAAATTCGGGTACTATCACTGCCGTGGACATAGAAGGAACGGTTAAGGCCTGGCTCGTTTCAGGAAATAATTTCTTAACTGCTTCTGAAGAAATTCCCGGAGTTGCGGAGTTGAACTATTATAATATTTCAACACCTACCGGATATAAAATAATTGTTCAAAATGGTAATTGCCCTGCAGATACTTCCGAAGCATTTACCTTGTCGGTTGATACTTCGCCTATGACAGTGGGAGGGACTTTGTTTCTGGAAGATAGCACTTCTTCCGGAGGAATGCTTAAACTGGATGACTTTATAGGTGAAATAGTACGCTGGGAGTACAGCAGTGACGGAATTACCTATGCTCCTATGATAAACACTGATTCCATATACAAATTCTCAATACGTTCTATTGATAATTTTTACAGAGCTGTGGTGAAGTCAGGTACCTGTCCGGAAAGAACTTCCGAAGCGTATTATCTTGGAGAGTTTTTGAAAATGAAGATATACACTTCTTTTTCTCCCAACGGTGATGGTATCAATGACACTTGGTTTATAGATGGCATTGAGGCCTTTCCGGATAATAAGGTAAGTATTTTCAATCGCTGGGGAAATCTTGTTTATGAGGCTAGCGGATATGATAATAACATTAAAGTCTGGAAGGGCACAGCTAATACAGGAATGCTGATCGGGAATGATAATGCGCTGCCCGATGGCACATATTTCTATAATCTGGATTGGGGAAAAGGTAAAAAGCCTTCCACAGGTTATGTCGTTATAAAAAGATAA
- a CDS encoding PorP/SprF family type IX secretion system membrane protein, translating to MVRISILLVSLVLMSLVTKAQQATLYSQYMFNGLAINPAYAGSSEALNFTATGRKQWSGVEGAPSTLTFSAHTPIRKEKMALGALVTNDRISVFTQTTLNIIYAYRLHLSSGSTLSFGLQAGASNYLARYSDLTYKTADPTLQQEDYNTITPGFGAGIYYNSKKFYAGASVPYLASNFLASKYVANRLELKNHYFFTAGYVAEINEHLKFKPSTLIKYIEGAPVQIDYNANFLYKEVLWLGVSYRSATSLIFLAQVYANDQLSFGYSYDHSLSKLSGFKTGSHEIMISYLFSYTKTKVVTPRYF from the coding sequence GTGGTCAGGATAAGTATATTACTGGTTAGTTTAGTTTTGATGTCTTTGGTAACCAAAGCCCAGCAGGCTACGTTGTATTCTCAATACATGTTTAATGGGCTTGCGATTAATCCGGCATATGCCGGGTCCAGTGAAGCTTTAAACTTCACTGCTACAGGAAGAAAACAATGGAGTGGGGTAGAAGGTGCGCCTTCGACACTTACGTTTTCAGCGCATACACCTATACGTAAAGAGAAGATGGCCTTGGGAGCTTTAGTAACCAATGATCGTATATCAGTTTTTACCCAGACAACATTAAATATCATTTACGCTTACAGATTACATCTTTCTTCCGGATCTACTCTGTCATTCGGTCTCCAGGCTGGAGCTTCCAATTATCTGGCAAGATACAGCGATTTGACTTACAAGACTGCTGACCCTACTTTACAGCAGGAAGATTATAATACAATTACCCCTGGATTTGGAGCTGGAATTTATTACAATTCAAAAAAGTTTTATGCAGGAGCTTCCGTACCTTACCTGGCAAGCAATTTCCTGGCTTCAAAATATGTAGCTAATCGATTGGAATTAAAGAATCATTACTTTTTTACCGCGGGTTATGTCGCTGAAATAAATGAGCATCTGAAATTTAAACCAAGCACGCTTATTAAATATATAGAAGGCGCTCCGGTACAGATTGATTATAACGCAAATTTTCTCTATAAGGAAGTTCTTTGGCTTGGTGTCTCATATAGAAGCGCAACTTCGCTCATATTTCTGGCTCAGGTCTACGCTAATGATCAGCTCAGTTTTGGGTATTCCTATGATCATAGTCTTTCAAAATTATCAGGATTTAAGACTGGTTCTCATGAAATTATGATTAGTTATCTTTTTTCATATACAAAAACTAAAGTTGTTACACCAAGATATTTTTAA